The genomic stretch GTGAGCAGGCGCTGACGTCGTCCTCGACGATCGCGGCGGCGCTGCTGCTCGCCGTGCCGATCGGGTTGGCCGCTCTGGGTGGCCTGTTCTCCGAGCGTGCGGGTGTGGTCAACATCGGCCTCGAGGGCATGATGATCCTCGGCACCTGGGGCGCCGGATTCGCCGGCTACCAGTGGGGCTGGGCCGCGGCGCTGGCGGGCGGGATCCTGTTCGGCGCGGTCGGTGGCCTCCTGCACGCCGTCGCCACCGTCACGTTCGGTGTCGACCACGTCGTCTCCGGCGTGGCGATCAACATCCTCGCCGGCGCGGCCGGTGCGGGCGGCTTCTCACGGTTCCTCTCCGAGCTCTTCTACGCCGACAACGCGGCCGGCGGCGGTGTCACGCAGTCCCCGGCTCTGTCCAGCCGGCCGCCCGAGGTGTCCCTCCCCGTGCTCTCCTCCGGCCCCGACCTGCTCGGCGACGTCGAACGGCAGGGCTGGTTCCTGGTCAGTGACCTGGCCGGGGTGGCGCGGGGGCTGACCAGCGGTGTCGGCCTGGTGACGCTGATCGCGGTGCTGCTGGTGCCGGCGTCCTACCTGCTGCTCTGGCGGACGGCGTTCGGGTTGCGGCTGCGGGCCTGCGGCGAGAACCCGGCGGCCGCGGACTCCCTCGGCGTCGCGGTCTACCGGATGAAGTACATCGCCGTGATCATCTCGGGCTCGCTGGCCGGCCTCGGCGGTGTCTTCCTGGTGTTCATCGCCGGCATCTACCGGGAGAACCAGACCAACGGACGCGGGTTCATCGGCCTGGCCGCCCTGATCTTCGGCAACTGGCGACCCGGCGGGCTCGCCGCGGGCGCCGGCCTGTTCGGGTTCGCCGA from Blastococcus sp. PRF04-17 encodes the following:
- a CDS encoding ABC transporter permease, translating into MSTAVSSQGTRPSRGPLTELLLGGGRARRITWIVVAAFLLVSAVRVISGEQALTSSSTIAAALLLAVPIGLAALGGLFSERAGVVNIGLEGMMILGTWGAGFAGYQWGWAAALAGGILFGAVGGLLHAVATVTFGVDHVVSGVAINILAGAAGAGGFSRFLSELFYADNAAGGGVTQSPALSSRPPEVSLPVLSSGPDLLGDVERQGWFLVSDLAGVARGLTSGVGLVTLIAVLLVPASYLLLWRTAFGLRLRACGENPAAADSLGVAVYRMKYIAVIISGSLAGLGGVFLVFIAGIYRENQTNGRGFIGLAALIFGNWRPGGLAAGAGLFGFADALQLRSRTAVVALLLLVAVLLAGVAIWQATRRRALQAVLAGVVAVGALIGFLTIEVLPPGIVSFTPHLTTLLVLSLASQRLRMPKADGLVYRRGEH